The following is a genomic window from Canis lupus baileyi chromosome 18, mCanLup2.hap1, whole genome shotgun sequence.
TAGATCTCTCTACATAGGGAATAGAAAACAATCCTCTTGTTTTAGTGATACATATGTCTTTCTGGAAAACTTTCAATGGCTCTCTATATCTCAGCATAACTTTCAAACCCTTCTAGCTGATAGTCAAGGGTATTCATAACCGTATCTTTCACTGCTTCCTAAGCTAATGCTTTTTTTTccggattttatttatttattcatgacagacacacagagagaaaggcggagacacaggcagagggagaagcaggctccatggagggagccgatgtgggactcaatcccgagtctccaggatcacgccttgggctgaacgCAGCGTTAaataaatcgctgagccactggggctgccctcctaagctaattctttttttttttttttttctaagctaatTCTTAATTCCTGATCATTCTCGCAGCTGTGCCTTTGCTTAGACTATACTCCCTATTCTTGCTGTATTTAACAAATCATAGCCACTCTAAATCTCAGCTGAAGTTTTAGCTTATCCATGCAACTTTCTCTGACCCCTACACTCCATTGATTACAGATTCTGGTGACTTACAGAACCTATAGTCTGTACTTAATTATAGGTCACCTGTCTTTCTAtgcctatttcctttcttcccacctaTTATTTCATATTCTAAAGACAATGCCATACTTGCATGGCTGCCACAGTACTGAGTCCTGGGCGGGGCATAAAATGGgtgctgtatatagaaaaccaagGGACAAAGATGAGTTCTAAACATAGCTGAGGAAtcaaataatagctaacactcaCATATATGTGAGGCACTGAAAAcgtgttttatatgtattaactcacCAAATCTCACAATAATCCCACAAGGTAGTAACtattaccccattttatagataaggaaattgaatcaaaagctaataagtgacagaactcaattcaaacccaggcagtctaatTCCGGAATCTCTACTCTTAACCACTTTTTTGTATATCACCAAGGAGATGGAAAGAGGGACATGTTGCTATAAAGATGGGAGAGTAGAGGTTAAGCGATTAAATCATGGGGCTAAAAAAACTGGATAAAGAATAAGGACAATTACAAGTAAACGAGTGCAGACGTGGGAACCACAGCaaacaggaaaatgaagataAGGACAGTTgtcaaagaaaaggtaaaaagagaGAGTCAGTCAACATGGTTGGGGAGATGACGAAGGCCCAGGAAGACCTCAAAGAAAGGCTGCTGTGTCAAGCAGGAGGCAgggaacaaatgagaaaaggcaaTTCTTACAAGATGGTGAAGGTGTTGTCCGTGTTGGGCTCTGGCACAGGCACTCTGCGGAGCCTCTGCTTTGGGCTGAAACCAGTACACGATAGCGTCTCATCTTTGCAGGTACAGAGCTCACATATGTTGACGTTTGTGGTAACATTCTGTTCTGGCTGCTCAGTGAAAGTTGTATATGCCTTTTCTGGGAAGTATTTTGCAAAATGCACCACTGAGTGCTGAGTCGTTGGGGGGAGAACCGACTCAGATGACTCTGGTTGGTGACTTACAGTAATTTCCAAGTCCATAGGTGGAACAGTGACTTCAGTCAGGTTTGGCTGTTGACTCTGAACACGCTCTGGATGTGCAAGTGTCACCTCAAGGTCCGCTGGAGAAGGAGCTGTAGTCTTCTTCGTGGTTGCAGAATGTTTAGCCTCTGTAATAGGTTCTGGAGTAATGGTAAGCCCCAAGCCCCCATGATGAAATGTGATGCTGGGTGATTCTGGATGCTGGCCTTCACCCTTACTTGGAGTTGGACTCATCACTTCCTGATGAAATGGATATTGAACTTTAACCTCCTTAGGTGGCTCTGGAGGCTGAGTTGGGGTCTCTTGCATGGCTGGAGAAGGTTCAACTTCCATATTGGATCCTGCAGTTACAGTAATTTCCAGGTCCATAGGTGGAACAGTGACTTCAGTCAGGTTTGGATGTTGCCTCTGAATCTGCTTGAGATGCGCAAGCGTCATCTCAAGGTCCTTTGGAGGGGGAGTTGTAGTCTTGGTGGTTGTAGAACGTTCAACCTGGGTAGTAGGTTCTGAAGTTATGGTAAGTCCCATGTCCACAGGATGAACTGTGACACTGGGTAAAGTTGGATACGGAGCCTGATCCTGACCTAGGGTTGGAACTGTCCCCTCCTGATGGAATGGATATTGAACTACAACCTCCTTAGGTGGCTCTGGAGGCTGAGTTGGGGTCTCTTGCATGGTTGGAGAAGGTTTGGTCTCTGTAGTAGGTTCTGGAGTTATGGTAAGCCCCAAGTCCAAAGGTTTAACTGTGACTTTATTTAAGGTTGAATGCTGAACCTGAACCTGCTTTGATGGTGGAAATGTCACCTCAAGGTCCTTTGGAGGAGCTGTAGTCTGATGCAGAGTTGTAGACTGTTCAACCTCTGTAGTGGGTTTTGGACTTATGGTAAGCTCTAGGGCCAAAGGTTGTGTTGTCACATTTGGTGACCACAGGTGCTGAGCTTGATCCTGAGCTGACGTTGGAACTGCTGCCTCTTGATATATGGAAGGTTGAGCTACAAGTTCCTTAGGCAGCTCTAGAGGCATGGCTGGAGAAGGTTCAATCTCTGTAGTGGATGCTGGAGTTATGGTAAGTTCCAGGTCCAAAGGTTGAACTGTGACCTTAGTCAAGTTTGGACGGCGAGACAGAACCTGCTCGAGATGTGCAAATGTCACCTCCACGTCTTTTGGAGGAGCTATAGTCTTTTTCAGGGCTGTAGAATGTTCAACTTCTGTAGTGGGTTCTGGACTTACAGTAAGCTCCAGGTCCAAAGGTTGAACTGTTACACTGGGTGATGATGGATGCTGAATTTGATCCCAACCTGGTGTTGGAATGGTCTCCTCCTGATATACTGGAGATTGAGCTACAGTAACCTCCTTAGGTGGCTCTGGAAGCTGGATTGGAGTCTCCTGCATAGGTTGAGGAAGTTCAATCTCCTTAGTGAATTCTGAAGTTATGGTAAGCCCCAGGTCCAAAGGCTGAACTGTGACTTCAGTCAAGATTGGATGCTGAGCTTGAACCTGCTCTTGATGTGCAAATGTCACTTCCAGGTCCTTTGGAGGAGCAGTAGTTTTACTCATGGTTGTAGAATGTTCAACTTTTGTGGTGGGTTCTGGAGTTAGGGTAAGCTCCAAGTCCAAAGGCTGAACCGTTACATTGGGTAACAATAGATGCCGAGCTTGATCCTGACCTGGAGTTGGAACTGTCACCTCCCGATACATGGGAGGCTGCATTACAAACTCGTCAGGTGGCTCTAAAGGAGGACCTGGAGTCTCTTGCATGGTTGAAGTTTCAACCTCTGTAATGGGTTCTGGTGTTATGGTAAGCTCCAGATCTAAAGGTTGAACTGTGACTTCAGACAAATTTGGACTCTGAGCCTCAACATGTTCTGGATGTGGAAGTGTCACCTCTGGATCCTCTGGAGGAGCTAGAGTCTGCTGCAGGGTTGTAGAAGGCTCTGGAGGTACAGTAAACTCCAGGTCAACAGGTTTAGCAGTGACACTGGGCAAGCTTGAACGCTGAGCTTGATCTTGTCCTTGAGGTGGAACTGTCATCTCGTTATGGACTGGAAGTTGTGGTTCAACCTCCTTAGATGGCTCTGGAGGCTGAGCTGGAGAAGGTTCTGACTCTTGATGGGGCTCTGGGGACTGAGTTGAAGCCTGCTGCAGAATTGGAAATGACTCTAGCTTCTCAGGGAGCTCTGAAGGCTGAGTCTGTGCCACCTGTTGGGCTGGAGAAAGTTCTACCTCCTTAAGGGGCTCTAGAGGTAGAGATGGAGCTTCTTGCAGGACTGGAGAGGATTCCACCTTCTCAGGAAACTGTAGAAGCTGAGAAGGGGTCTTTTGAGAGACTGGAAGAGGTTCCACTTTGTCAGCAAGTTCTAAAGACTGGGCTGGGGATTCCTGTTGTGTGGCAGAAGGCTCTACCTCCTGTCGGGGCTCAGGAGATATAGCTGGGACCTGCTGGGGAACAGGAGGCTGAGCTGGAACCTCTGGTTGGGTTGGAGGATTGACGTCTTCAGTGGGCCCTGGAGAATGAGCTGAGACTGTGTACTCATTTGAAGATGGTTCAATCTCCTTATGGGGCTCTGATGGCTCAGCTGGGGCCTCCTGTTGGGCTGAAGTAGGTTCCATCTCCTTAGGAGGGTCTGGAGTCTTTACTATGAGTTCTTGTTGGCCTGGAGGAAATTCATCTTCAAGGGTCTCTGGAGACTGGAAAAGAAGCTTGGACTGGGCTGGAGAAAATTCAACCTGCTCAGGGGGAACTGGAGCTTGAGCAGaggcctcctgctgccctggaGAATGTTCAAACTTAGTGGGCACTGGAGTTATGAAAACCTCCAGATCTACAGGTTTTGCTGTGATATTGGGCAACATTGGATGCTGAGCTTCACCAGGACCTAGACATGAGAATGTCACCTCATGATGTACTGTGGCTGAGCTACAATATCTGTAGAGGACTCTGGAGGCTGAGCCTGGTGCTCAGGCTGGACTGGAGAAGGTTCTACACCTACGACAGGCATCTGAGGCAGAGATGAGCTCCACTGCTGGCTTGGAGAAAGTTCAGTTTCCTCAGGAAGATCTCCAGTCTGTGTTGGTACTCCCTGCTGATCTGGATAAGGTTCAACATTTTCAGCAGGGGCTGGATGTTATTCTGGAAACTCCTGCTGGATTGGAGAAGGTTCCAACTGTTCCGGGGACATGGCAGACTGAGCTGAGGCCTCTTATTGGGGTAGAGAAGTTTCAACTTCATTAGTGGACTCTGGAGTTATAATAAGTGCCAGATCCACAGGTTTAACAGTGAGTTTGGGGAAGAATAAAAGCTCAGCTTGACTCTGACCTAGAGGAGAAACTGTTACCACATGATGCTCTGGAGAGTGAGCTGGGACCTCCTGCTGGGTTGGAGAAGGTTCAACCTCACCAGAAGGTTCTGGATACTGAGCTGTGGCTTCTTGTTGAGTGGCAGAAGGGTTAACTTCCTCATAGGTCTGTAGATGCTGACTTGGGGCTTCCTGATGGGTTGCAGAAGGTTTAACCTCCCCTAGGGGATTTGGATGTTGAACTGTGGCCTCTGACTGGGCTGGAACAGGTTCAGTGCCCTCAAGGGACTCTGCATACTTAGCTGGGGTCTCTGTTTGGGTTGGAGAAGGCTCACCCTCCTCTGGGGTCTGAGGGTGCTGAGTTGGGGACTCCTCCTGGGTTAGAGGAGGTTTGATCCCCTCGGAGGACTGTGGGTGCTGAGCTGGGGCTTCTTGTTGGATTGGAAAAGGTGCAACCTCCTCAGAGGTCTGTGGATGCTGACCCTGGCTTTCCTCCTGGGTTAAAGATTCACTCTTCACATGAATCTGTGGAAATTGAGTGGGAGCCTCTTCCTGAGCTGGAGATGGTTCTCCCTCCTCAGAGGCCTGTGGATACTGGGTTGGGGCCTCCTGCTGGGTTGAAGAAGGTTTAGCTTTCTCAGGAGTCTGTGCATGATGATCCTGGCTCTCCTCCTGTATTGAGGAAGGTTCACCCTCCTCAGGGATTTGTGGAAGCTCAGCAGGGGCCTCCTGCTGGGGTGGAGAAGGTTCCTTCTCTTCCTGAGTCCCTGGAAGTTGAgccagggcctcctcctgggTTGAAGGTGATTCACCCTCCTCAGGAGCCTGTGAATCCTGAGCCAGGGTGTCCTGCTGGGTTGTGGAAGGTTTAACCTCTCCAGGGGTCTGAACAGGGGTCTCCTGCTGTGTTGGAGGTTTCTCCTGTGTGGTAGATTCTGGGGACTCAGTTGGAGTCTCCTGTTGAAATGGCAAATGTTCATTCTCCTCAGGGGACTGTGGAGGCAGAGTTGGGGCTTCATGCTGGGTTGCAAAAGGTTCCACATTAAGGGGCACAGAGGGCTGAGTGACAGACTCACGTTGAACTGGCAAAGGTCCCACCTCTGTAGTGGGTTCTGGTGTTACAGTAACCTGCACGCCTGCAGGTTTAACAGTGATATTGGGCAGGTTTAACTGTTGAACCTGATGGTGACCTGGAGGTGCAACTTTCACCTCATGATGCTCTAGAGGTTGAGCTGGGTGCTCCTGCTGGGTTGGAATAGGTTCCACCTCCCCCAAAGACAGCTCTGGTGGCTGAGCTGGTTGTTCTTGCAGGATTGCAGATGATTCTATCTCCCCTGGAGATTGACCTGGGGTCTCCTGCTGGGTTGAAGATTCTGCCTCATTAGGGAGTTCTGCAGGCCcagctggggcctcctgtgtgaCTAGAGTAGGCCCAGTCTCCTCGGGGAGCTCTACAGGCTgagctggggcctcctgtgtgaCTAGAGTAGGCCCAGACCCCTCGGGGAGCTCTACAGGATGAGCTAAGGCCACCTGTGCAACTGGAGTAGGTCCAGCCTCCTCGGGGAGCTCTACAAGCTGAGCTGGGGTCTCCTGTGGGACTGGAGTAGGCCCAGCCTCCTCGGGTTGATCTGGGGCCTCCTGTGGGCCTGGAGAAGGCTCAGCCTTCTTGGGGTGCTGTGGAGGCTGAGTCGCAGTTACAGTAAGTGCCAAATCTACAGGTTTAACAGTGACATTGTGTAATTTTGGCCGCTGAGCTTCATTCTGACTCAGAGATGGCACATTTACCTCCTGAGGTGGTACCTCCTCCTCTGGTGGCTGAGCTGGGGCCTCCTGAGGGGTCCAAGGTTCTACTTCCTCAGGTGCCTCTGTAGGTTGAGCTGAGGCTTCCTGTTGGACTTCAGGGGTACTTGAAGGTTCAGCTGGGGCCTCCTGTGGGCTTACAGAATTTCCAGCTTCCTTAAGGATCTCTGGAGGCTGAGATAGAGCGTCCTGAAGAAGTGGAGGTGTTTCTGTCTCTTCAGGGGACTCTGGATGCTTGGCCTGGGCCTCCACCCCAGGCACAAAAGGTTCAGGTTCCTCTACAGTGGACTGGAGAGGTCCTGCAGGGGTCTCCTGCAGGAGTGAAGAAATTTCAAGCTCCTCAGGGAGCTCTGGGGGTTGATCTGGTCCCCCTGGGAAATCCATTGGTCGGTTTTCCTCAGGGTATATGATATCCATACCAGAATCTGAATAATCGTCCTGCAGTTGTTCTAGGAGCTCTTTATTTGCAAATTGGTTTGGAGTTCCAATAACAACTTTGGCAAGCCTTCGATGCTGAACTAGATCTTTGTCCAGGTTTGGGgatgaaacaaaaaactttctttgGTTTAAACTCTGACTATCCAGAGGTGGAGCAAGTATTTCCAACGACTGGTGATCTTCTGGCTCATCTCCAGTTTTCATCTCACTTTTGAGTGGAGGAGGTAGAACTATGGCCTGATTCTCATCACCCAACGCTGGAACCACTTGTAAGAGCCTTTCGTGCAGGGTTGGCTTGTCATTCACATACTGATCTGTCTCTGGGGGCAGCTCACCATTTGAATCCGTGTCCAGGAATGGAACCAAAGTCTCAGTCAACTGCTTAGGCGGGGCCGACATCTGGGCTGGAGCAGAGGACCTCAAGTTATTAAAGCCCCCCCGGCTCTGCGGGGCGGGTAAGTGCCTGGAGCGATTCACGCAGGAGTTCAGAAGAGTGCGAAGACCAGGGTTCCGGGGATCTCCGAGGGCCGGAGGTCCGACGGGCCCACTCCGGAAGCGGAGCTGCCTGGCCCAACAACCACAATGGTTGCCAGGTAAAGAGAAGTAATAAAACGCAGAAGCAAAGCCTGGACATGATACTCTGCGGAGCAGAGACCCAAGCCAGTGGGGCGCTCGGTCTCGCCAGAGAAACGGAAATGTTCAGGGAGCCCGGTGACGCCCCCATTGTTAGCAACtgcgcgcccctcccccgcctaCGTCCCACCCTTTATTTACGCCACCTTTGTGAGCTTGGCACAGCTGGGGTGCGGCTGGGCTCCGAAGCCCCTGGCTCAAGCCTCTTCCCCAGAATCCCCAGGCCaagcctcccttcccctgcaAAGGCCACCACTACCTCCCGCCGAGCTACAGGGAAGGATTTGGGCTGCTGGAGTCTGCAAGGACCCAGACTCCAGCCGCTCTGAGGTGTAGGGTCGGGGTGTGGAGCAGTTTCCCCAGGAAGCAGAAGACCTGGCGTCCCGGGAGATTCAAAATGCTAGTCCACTTCTGGCGGATCGAACTTGTCCCCTTCAAAGCTTAAATCCGGGACacattcctcctccccctggctgtACTGCTTCTAAGAAAAGAGGCTGACCTGAAGAATAAGCACAgggacagtggggaggggagcacaCTTCACGGTTACTCTGAATGTTGCCATTTCCTCTAAGTTCTCCCATCcgagtactaaccaggcccgaccctgcttagcttccgagatcagacgagatcgggcgcgttcagggtggtatggccctAGACTCCTCTAAGTTCTCAATACGCATGTCTGAGTTTTAATCCACTACTGTGTTAGGAGGAGGCTACCTACCCCTGAATCAGCGATGGCTCCAAACTCCTgtgggaggggcttgggggcatgtggggaggggagaggtgagcAACTCGTTCTGGGAGTGAGAGTCTGAAACCAAGGGACTAGCCCTCCGTTTACCTTAGTATGGAAAACTTCCGCGTCCCACCTGCACTCAACACACCTGTCAATCTAGAACAAGTAACCTTGAGGTCTACCCTGTGTGCACGCATGGAGAAGGCACTTAAAATGTTGAGGTCAGCATGTTCAACTTTCTGGAAATACTGTAACTAGCGCCCCGTTTACTTCCTTCACTGTCCtttctataatctctttcattttAGTCCGTGTTTATGGGCTGGCACAAGCTCTGGAGAacgtaggtttttgttttgctttgctttcaaggatttatttattcagagagacagaggcagagacacaggctgaggaagaagcaggctccatgcagggagcccgacgcggaactcgatccgggtctccaggatcacaccccgggctgcaggccgcACTAACCCGCTGCGCCGCCAGGGCTGTTGGAGA
Proteins encoded in this region:
- the LOC140609002 gene encoding uncharacterized protein, which translates into the protein MLPNITAKPVDLEVFITPVPTKFEHSPGQQEASAQAPVPPEQVEFSPAQSKLLFQSPETLEDEFPPGQQELIVKTPDPPKEMEPTSAQQEAPAEPSEPHKEIEPSSNEYTVSAHSPGPTEDVNPPTQPEVPAQPPVPQQVPAISPEPRQEVEPSATQQESPAQSLELADKVEPLPVSQKTPSQLLQFPEKVESSPVLQEAPSLPLEPLKEVELSPAQQVAQTQPSELPEKLESFPILQQASTQSPEPHQESEPSPAQPPEPSKEVEPQLPVHNEMTVPPQGQDQAQRSSLPSVTAKPVDLEFTVPPEPSTTLQQTLAPPEDPEVTLPHPEHVEAQSPNLSEVTVQPLDLELTITPEPITEVETSTMQETPGPPLEPPDEFVMQPPMYREVTVPTPGQDQARHLLLPNVTVQPLDLELTLTPEPTTKVEHSTTMSKTTAPPKDLEVTFAHQEQVQAQHPILTEVTVQPLDLGLTITSEFTKEIELPQPMQETPIQLPEPPKEVTVAQSPVYQEETIPTPGWDQIQHPSSPSVTVQPLDLELTVSPEPTTEVEHSTALKKTIAPPKDVEVTFAHLEQVLSRRPNLTKVTVQPLDLELTITPASTTEIEPSPAMPLELPKELVAQPSIYQEAAVPTSAQDQAQHLWSPNVTTQPLALELTISPKPTTEVEQSTTLHQTTAPPKDLEVTFPPSKQVQVQHSTLNKVTVKPLDLGLTITPEPTTETKPSPTMQETPTQPPEPPKEVVVQYPFHQEGTVPTLGQDQAPYPTLPSVTVHPVDMGLTITSEPTTQVERSTTTKTTTPPPKDLEMTLAHLKQIQRQHPNLTEVTVPPMDLEITVTAGSNMEVEPSPAMQETPTQPPEPPKEVKVQYPFHQEVMSPTPSKGEGQHPESPSITFHHGGLGLTITPEPITEAKHSATTKKTTAPSPADLEVTLAHPERVQSQQPNLTEVTVPPMDLEITVSHQPESSESVLPPTTQHSVVHFAKYFPEKAYTTFTEQPEQNVTTNVNICELCTCKDETLSCTGFSPKQRLRRVPVPEPNTDNTFTILVTTQFGGS